One segment of Desulfonatronum thiosulfatophilum DNA contains the following:
- the purD gene encoding phosphoribosylamine--glycine ligase → MRILLVGSGGREHALAWKLKQSPLVETLLIAPGNPGTAQEGHNLAITDDDIPALVRAAKEHAVDMVVPGPELPLVLGLKDALANEGIACFGPNAFCARLEGSKVFAKNMMRRAGIPTANFRVFEEAYEARQYAKSHPLPMVVKADGLAAGKGVIIAKTVDEALEAIDRIMVQRIFDAAGERIIIEEALIGEEASLLAFCDGKTVVPLSSAQDHKPVGENDTGPNTGGMGAYTPAPILPEQKLADLTELTITPLIRLLAEKGHPFQGVIYAGLMFTADGPFVLEYNVRFGDPECQPLMVRLESDLAEIMSACCRKELHRTPVRWSPQTGLCVVLSAPGYPGSYPKGMPITGLEQADEVPGVKVFQAGTAQKDDRLVTSGGRVLGVTALAPDLRAARDAAYQAADQIQFDGKYLRRDIGAKGMARA, encoded by the coding sequence ATGCGCATCCTTCTTGTCGGCTCCGGCGGGCGTGAACACGCCCTGGCCTGGAAGCTGAAGCAGAGCCCGCTGGTCGAAACCCTGCTCATCGCCCCCGGCAATCCCGGCACGGCCCAGGAAGGCCATAACTTGGCCATTACTGACGACGATATTCCCGCCCTTGTCCGGGCCGCCAAGGAACATGCCGTGGACATGGTGGTTCCGGGTCCGGAGCTGCCGTTGGTGCTGGGGCTCAAGGACGCGTTGGCCAACGAAGGCATTGCTTGTTTCGGACCCAACGCCTTTTGCGCGCGACTTGAAGGCAGCAAGGTCTTCGCCAAGAACATGATGCGCAGGGCCGGCATCCCCACGGCGAACTTCCGTGTCTTCGAGGAAGCCTATGAAGCAAGGCAGTACGCCAAATCCCATCCTCTGCCCATGGTCGTCAAGGCCGACGGGCTGGCCGCGGGCAAAGGCGTGATCATAGCCAAGACCGTTGACGAGGCCCTGGAAGCCATCGACAGGATCATGGTTCAGCGCATTTTTGACGCCGCGGGCGAACGGATCATCATTGAGGAGGCCTTGATCGGCGAGGAAGCCTCTCTCTTGGCGTTTTGCGACGGCAAGACGGTTGTGCCCCTGTCCTCGGCTCAGGACCACAAGCCCGTGGGAGAAAACGACACCGGACCGAACACGGGCGGCATGGGCGCGTACACCCCGGCACCGATCCTCCCGGAACAGAAGCTGGCAGACCTTACGGAACTGACCATCACGCCGCTGATCCGCCTGTTGGCCGAGAAGGGGCATCCCTTCCAGGGGGTGATCTACGCCGGCCTGATGTTTACGGCCGACGGTCCTTTCGTGCTGGAGTACAATGTCCGGTTCGGTGATCCGGAATGCCAGCCGCTGATGGTTCGGCTGGAATCGGACCTGGCTGAAATCATGTCCGCCTGCTGCCGAAAAGAACTGCATCGGACGCCGGTGCGGTGGTCGCCGCAAACCGGGCTCTGCGTGGTATTGTCCGCGCCCGGCTATCCCGGCTCCTACCCTAAGGGAATGCCCATAACCGGTCTGGAACAGGCTGACGAGGTTCCCGGCGTGAAGGTGTTCCAGGCAGGAACAGCTCAAAAGGACGACCGCTTGGTCACCTCCGGCGGTCGTGTTCTGGGAGTGACCGCCCTGGCTCCCGATCTTCGTGCCGCCCGGGATGCAGCCTACCAGGCCGCGGACCAGATCCAGTTTGACGGCAAATATTTGCGCCGGGACATCGGCGCAAAGGGCATGGCCAGAGCGTAA
- the fusA gene encoding elongation factor G, whose product MQDRLSTQRTYALVGHGGCGKTSVAEMLLFNAGVINRLGKIDEGTACLDYEPEEIKRRGSIQPGFGHFQWKKNPHFLIDTPGDNNFCGDLPYLLTAADGAVFVIDAVDGVKPLTKRFWAEVKTAGLPAMVIINKMDRDRANFEMAFAGLQEILGIKPVLLHLPLGTESDFRGVVDILAGKALFFDDAGNLKPGEIPAEVADQAESLRETMMENIAESDENLMEKYLEEGSLSLEEMLPALRKGVLNGELVPVTVCAALVNRGGGLLLDVVQDLMPSPLDRTAPWLDSEGNERPSSHDAPTACFVFKTIADPFTGQLSVLRVLSGTVSPDMTLLNPAKDGKERLGQILLPQGKTTVPCKDTLGPGAIIAVAKLKNTATADTLCDEKKPFQLEAPKLPTSMITYALGAAEKGEEDKVYAAVQKLLDEDVTLNLTRGEETGEMLLSGMGQMHIETAVEKVRRRYKVNVVLKPPKVPYRETIKGRAEVQGRYKKQTGGRGQFGDCWIRMEPLPRGQGYEFVDAIVGGSIPRQYIPAVDKGIQESSQRGVLAGYPLVDFKVTLFDGSFHTVDSSEMAFKVAGSMAFKKAAEDSKIVLLEPIVLMTVYTPDEFMGDIIGDLSSRRGKVLGTDSHAGVTEIRAHLPMSEVLEYAPTLRSMTGGQGTFVMEFDHYEECPPPVAEKVVAEAKAQED is encoded by the coding sequence ATGCAGGATAGACTCAGCACCCAACGCACATATGCCCTTGTCGGGCACGGAGGCTGCGGCAAGACTTCCGTGGCCGAGATGTTGCTCTTCAACGCCGGAGTGATCAACAGGCTGGGCAAGATTGACGAAGGCACCGCCTGTCTGGACTACGAGCCCGAGGAGATCAAGCGCCGGGGCAGCATCCAGCCGGGTTTCGGCCACTTTCAATGGAAAAAGAATCCGCATTTCCTGATCGATACGCCAGGAGACAACAATTTTTGCGGGGACCTGCCCTACCTGCTGACAGCCGCCGACGGTGCTGTTTTCGTGATCGATGCGGTGGACGGCGTCAAGCCTCTGACCAAAAGGTTCTGGGCGGAAGTCAAGACGGCCGGTCTCCCGGCGATGGTGATCATCAACAAGATGGACCGGGACCGGGCCAACTTCGAGATGGCCTTCGCCGGTCTCCAGGAAATTCTCGGCATCAAACCGGTCCTGCTGCATCTGCCGCTGGGAACGGAGTCCGATTTCCGCGGAGTAGTGGACATTCTGGCCGGAAAGGCCCTGTTTTTCGACGATGCCGGCAACCTCAAGCCAGGTGAGATCCCCGCGGAGGTTGCGGATCAGGCGGAAAGTCTCCGGGAAACCATGATGGAAAACATCGCCGAGAGCGACGAGAACCTCATGGAGAAATATCTCGAAGAAGGCTCCTTGTCCCTGGAAGAAATGCTCCCTGCTCTGCGCAAGGGCGTATTGAACGGAGAACTGGTGCCGGTGACGGTTTGCGCGGCATTGGTCAACCGGGGGGGCGGCCTCCTCCTGGACGTGGTGCAGGATCTGATGCCCTCGCCTCTGGACCGGACCGCCCCATGGCTGGACAGCGAAGGCAACGAGCGGCCGTCCAGCCATGACGCGCCGACGGCCTGTTTCGTCTTCAAAACCATCGCCGATCCGTTCACCGGACAGCTGAGCGTATTGCGGGTGCTTTCCGGGACGGTTTCCCCGGACATGACCCTGCTCAATCCCGCCAAGGACGGCAAAGAACGCCTGGGCCAGATTCTGCTGCCCCAGGGCAAAACCACTGTGCCTTGCAAGGACACCCTGGGACCCGGAGCAATCATTGCCGTGGCCAAGCTCAAGAACACGGCCACAGCGGACACTTTGTGCGATGAAAAGAAACCGTTCCAGTTGGAAGCACCGAAACTGCCCACGAGCATGATCACCTATGCTCTGGGCGCGGCGGAAAAGGGCGAAGAGGACAAGGTCTACGCCGCGGTGCAGAAACTGCTGGATGAGGACGTGACCCTCAACCTGACCCGTGGCGAGGAAACCGGGGAAATGCTTCTGTCGGGCATGGGGCAGATGCACATCGAAACCGCCGTGGAAAAGGTCCGACGCCGTTACAAGGTAAACGTGGTGCTCAAGCCGCCTAAGGTCCCGTACCGGGAGACGATCAAGGGCCGCGCCGAGGTTCAAGGTCGCTACAAGAAGCAGACCGGCGGTCGTGGCCAGTTCGGTGACTGCTGGATCAGGATGGAGCCTCTGCCCCGAGGACAGGGGTATGAGTTCGTGGACGCCATCGTGGGCGGGTCCATTCCCCGGCAGTACATCCCCGCGGTGGACAAAGGCATCCAGGAATCGTCCCAGCGCGGCGTTCTGGCCGGATATCCCTTGGTGGATTTCAAGGTCACCCTTTTCGACGGGTCGTTTCACACCGTGGATTCTTCGGAAATGGCCTTCAAGGTCGCCGGTTCCATGGCGTTCAAGAAAGCCGCCGAGGACTCCAAAATCGTGCTTCTGGAGCCCATTGTCCTGATGACCGTCTATACGCCGGACGAATTCATGGGCGACATCATCGGAGATCTTTCCAGCCGCCGAGGCAAGGTGCTGGGCACGGATTCCCACGCCGGCGTCACCGAAATCCGGGCCCACCTGCCCATGTCCGAGGTTTTGGAATACGCACCAACACTGCGTTCCATGACCGGGGGCCAGGGAACCTTCGTGATGGAGTTCGATCATTACGAGGAATGCCCGCCGCCGGTGGCGGAGAAGGTGGTGGCCGAGGCCAAGGCTCAGGAAGACTAG
- the pgl gene encoding 6-phosphogluconolactonase: MISAANVHDFQESDQAVAHAAGLVASTLSSMTGSRITMALSGGSSAANLFDVLAEQSAANVPWERVVICWVDDRFVPPDHSESNYGLARDRLLTKLPIRSDQIYPMPTSSSSPEQGAQDYEQTLRRLFDAPSELPDNGDASCWFPRFDLLLLGMGPDGHIASLFPGKPALEERTRWVTGVPDPGMEPMIPRITLTLPVLEHARHVIALVTGAKKQKAFQEALTDPDSTLPAARFAPQGRISWTTCFRD, from the coding sequence ATGATATCCGCGGCCAATGTACATGATTTTCAAGAATCGGATCAGGCTGTTGCCCATGCAGCGGGATTGGTCGCTTCGACTCTCTCCTCCATGACCGGGTCCAGGATCACCATGGCTCTGAGTGGGGGAAGTTCCGCGGCCAACCTTTTCGACGTGCTCGCCGAACAATCCGCCGCGAACGTTCCCTGGGAGCGGGTGGTTATTTGCTGGGTGGACGATCGATTCGTGCCCCCGGATCATTCGGAAAGCAATTACGGCCTTGCCAGGGATCGTCTGCTCACCAAACTCCCCATCCGGTCTGACCAAATCTATCCCATGCCCACCAGCAGCTCATCGCCGGAACAGGGAGCCCAGGATTACGAGCAGACCCTGCGCCGGCTTTTCGACGCACCCTCCGAGTTGCCCGACAATGGTGATGCAAGCTGTTGGTTTCCCCGGTTCGACCTCCTCCTCCTGGGCATGGGGCCGGATGGGCATATTGCTTCGCTCTTTCCAGGCAAACCTGCTCTTGAGGAGCGCACCCGCTGGGTCACCGGCGTGCCGGATCCCGGGATGGAGCCGATGATTCCGCGCATCACCTTGACCTTGCCCGTGTTGGAACATGCTCGACACGTCATCGCCTTGGTCACCGGTGCAAAAAAACAAAAGGCCTTTCAGGAAGCGCTCACCGATCCCGACAGCACCCTTCCCGCGGCCCGGTTTGCGCCGCAAGGCAGGATTTCGTGGACGACCTGTTTTCGGGATTGA